Proteins found in one Gordonia sp. PDNC005 genomic segment:
- a CDS encoding pyruvate carboxylase, with product MFDKILVANRGEIAVRAFRAAYELGASTVAVYPAEDRHCIHRGKADEAYQIGEPGHPVQAYLNVEEIVRVARECGADAVYPGYGFISENPDLAGACAREGITFVGPSADVLRLTGDKQQAVTAARAAGLPVLAGSAPSSNVDDLLAAATDMTFPVFVKAVAGGGGRGMRRVGEIAELAEAVGAASREAAAAFGNPTVFLEQAVVNPRHIEVQILADSHGDVVHLYERDCSLQRRHQKVVEIAPAPNLDPALRERICADAVAFARQIGYSCAGTVEFLVDERGQHFFIEMNPRIQVEHTVTEEITDVDLVAAQLRVAAGASLADLGLRQDTIAIRGAALQCRITTEDPAAGFRPATGKVTAYRAPGGAGVRLDGAAALGSEVTGHFDSMLVKLTCRGADFDTAVRRERRALAEFRIRGVTTNISFLQAVLDDPDFRAGRITTAFIEDRPDLLTARVDDDKGTKLLSYLADVTVHKPYGELPTPVHPHTKLPALDRSVLASPPAGSKQRLDGLGPAGFARALREQKALAVTDTTFRDAHQSLLATRVRTSGLSVAGPYVAATTPELLSVECWGGATYDVALRFLKEDPWDRLARLREAIPNICLQMLLRGKNTVGYTPYPTDVTTAFVREAADTGIDIFRIFDALNSVDAMRPAIDAVLETGTTVAEVAMSYTGDLANPAEDVYTLDHYLRLAEHIVDAGAHVLAIKDMAGLLRPAAARTLVSALRSNFDLPIHLHTHDTPGGQLATYLAAWEAGADAVDGASAALAGTTSQPSLSAIVAAAAHTEYDTGLDLGAVCSMEPYWEAVRREYAPFESGIPAPTGRVYTHEIPGGQLSNLRQQATSIGVGNRFEAVENAYAAANELLLRPVKVTPSSKVVGDLAIAFVAQGVTAEQFAANPAAYDIPDSVIGFLNGELGEPAAGWPEPLRSLVLAGRERRSVVTELTVDDLDALNTGGTVRRQALNRLLFPGPTADYLDHLAKFGDTSKLPAHQFFFGLQPGLEHRVKLRPGVDLLISLEAISEPDDTGVRTVLLTVNGHLRSVFVRDRGVDAVVAAAEQADKNNPSHVGAPFAGVVSVTVGVGDTVAAGAVVATIEAMKMEASITSPTAGTVRRVVFTTATEVSPGDLLVELG from the coding sequence ATGTTCGACAAGATCCTGGTGGCGAACCGCGGTGAGATCGCGGTCCGCGCCTTCCGAGCGGCGTACGAACTCGGTGCGAGCACCGTCGCCGTCTACCCCGCGGAGGACAGGCACTGCATCCACCGCGGCAAGGCCGACGAGGCGTATCAGATTGGCGAGCCCGGCCATCCGGTGCAGGCGTATCTGAACGTCGAGGAGATCGTGCGGGTGGCGCGCGAATGCGGCGCCGACGCGGTGTATCCCGGCTACGGGTTCATCTCCGAGAATCCGGACCTCGCGGGAGCCTGTGCGCGGGAGGGCATCACGTTCGTCGGTCCCAGCGCCGATGTCCTGCGCCTCACCGGCGACAAGCAGCAGGCGGTGACAGCGGCCCGCGCGGCGGGACTGCCGGTCCTGGCCGGATCCGCACCGTCGTCGAATGTCGACGACCTGCTCGCCGCTGCCACCGACATGACCTTCCCGGTGTTCGTGAAAGCGGTCGCCGGCGGCGGTGGCCGGGGCATGCGTCGCGTCGGCGAGATCGCAGAGCTCGCCGAGGCGGTCGGGGCGGCGTCGCGTGAGGCGGCCGCCGCGTTCGGCAATCCGACGGTGTTCCTCGAACAGGCGGTGGTGAATCCCCGCCACATCGAGGTGCAGATCCTCGCCGACTCGCACGGTGACGTCGTCCATCTCTACGAACGGGACTGCAGCCTGCAGCGCCGACATCAGAAGGTCGTCGAGATCGCGCCCGCGCCGAACCTCGACCCGGCGCTGCGTGAGCGGATCTGCGCGGACGCCGTCGCGTTCGCGCGCCAGATCGGCTACTCGTGTGCGGGCACCGTCGAGTTCCTCGTCGACGAACGCGGTCAGCACTTCTTCATCGAGATGAATCCGCGCATTCAAGTGGAGCACACGGTCACCGAGGAGATCACCGACGTCGACCTCGTCGCCGCGCAGTTGCGGGTGGCGGCGGGAGCGTCCCTCGCCGACCTGGGTCTGCGCCAGGACACGATCGCGATCCGCGGTGCCGCACTGCAGTGTCGCATCACCACCGAGGACCCGGCGGCGGGCTTCCGCCCGGCGACCGGGAAGGTCACCGCGTACCGTGCACCGGGCGGCGCGGGCGTCCGGCTCGACGGCGCCGCGGCCCTCGGCAGCGAGGTGACCGGACACTTCGATTCGATGTTGGTGAAGCTGACTTGCCGCGGCGCGGACTTCGACACCGCGGTCCGACGAGAACGTCGTGCGCTCGCCGAGTTCCGGATCCGCGGCGTCACCACGAACATCAGTTTCCTGCAGGCGGTGCTCGACGACCCGGACTTCCGTGCGGGCCGGATCACGACGGCGTTCATCGAGGACCGGCCCGACCTGCTCACCGCGCGCGTCGACGACGACAAGGGCACCAAGCTGCTGTCGTATCTGGCGGATGTGACAGTTCACAAGCCGTACGGCGAACTGCCGACGCCCGTCCACCCGCACACCAAGCTGCCCGCGCTCGACCGGTCGGTCCTCGCATCACCGCCTGCCGGTTCCAAACAGCGGCTCGACGGGCTGGGCCCCGCCGGATTCGCACGCGCGCTCCGCGAGCAGAAGGCCCTGGCCGTCACCGACACCACGTTCCGCGACGCTCACCAGTCTCTGTTGGCGACACGCGTCCGGACCAGCGGACTGTCGGTGGCCGGGCCGTACGTCGCGGCGACGACACCGGAGCTGCTGTCGGTGGAATGCTGGGGAGGCGCCACCTACGACGTGGCCCTGCGATTCCTGAAAGAGGACCCGTGGGATCGGCTGGCGCGCCTGCGGGAGGCGATACCCAACATCTGCCTGCAGATGCTGCTGCGCGGCAAGAACACCGTCGGCTACACCCCGTACCCCACGGATGTGACAACGGCGTTCGTGCGTGAGGCCGCCGATACCGGCATCGACATCTTCCGCATCTTCGACGCCCTGAACAGCGTCGACGCGATGCGTCCGGCGATCGACGCGGTCCTGGAGACCGGCACCACGGTGGCCGAGGTGGCGATGAGTTACACCGGAGACCTCGCGAACCCCGCCGAGGACGTCTACACCCTCGACCACTACCTGCGGTTGGCGGAGCACATCGTCGACGCCGGCGCGCACGTGCTCGCGATCAAGGACATGGCCGGTCTGCTCCGTCCGGCCGCGGCTCGCACCCTGGTGTCGGCGCTGCGATCGAACTTCGATCTGCCGATCCACCTGCACACCCACGACACGCCTGGCGGCCAGTTGGCGACGTATCTCGCGGCGTGGGAAGCCGGTGCGGATGCGGTCGACGGTGCGAGTGCCGCATTGGCGGGGACGACGAGTCAGCCGTCGCTGTCGGCGATCGTGGCGGCGGCCGCGCACACCGAGTACGACACGGGACTAGACCTTGGTGCTGTGTGCTCGATGGAGCCGTATTGGGAGGCGGTCCGTCGCGAGTATGCGCCGTTCGAGTCGGGCATCCCCGCGCCGACGGGCCGGGTGTACACGCACGAGATCCCGGGCGGGCAGCTGTCGAACCTGCGACAGCAGGCGACGTCGATCGGTGTCGGCAACCGCTTCGAAGCTGTCGAGAACGCCTATGCGGCGGCCAACGAACTGCTGTTGCGTCCGGTGAAGGTGACACCGTCGTCGAAGGTGGTCGGCGATCTGGCGATCGCATTCGTCGCACAGGGTGTGACCGCAGAGCAGTTCGCGGCCAACCCGGCGGCGTACGACATCCCCGACTCGGTAATCGGCTTCCTCAACGGGGAACTGGGGGAGCCGGCCGCCGGTTGGCCCGAGCCGCTGCGATCACTGGTCCTCGCAGGCCGCGAACGCCGCAGTGTCGTGACCGAACTGACAGTGGACGATCTCGATGCGCTGAACACGGGCGGAACCGTCCGCAGGCAGGCGCTGAACCGCTTGCTGTTCCCCGGCCCTACGGCCGACTACCTCGACCACCTGGCGAAGTTCGGCGACACGTCCAAGCTTCCGGCGCACCAGTTCTTCTTCGGGCTGCAGCCCGGTCTGGAGCATCGGGTGAAGTTGCGCCCGGGCGTCGACCTGCTGATCTCGCTGGAAGCGATCAGCGAGCCCGATGACACCGGCGTCCGTACCGTGCTGCTTACCGTCAACGGCCACCTGCGGTCGGTGTTCGTCCGGGACCGCGGTGTGGACGCGGTCGTCGCGGCCGCCGAACAGGCGGATAAAAACAATCCGAGCCATGTCGGCGCACCGTTCGCCGGTGTCGTGTCGGTGACGGTGGGCGTGGGGGACACGGTCGCCGCGGGGGCGGTCGTCGCGACGATCGAGGCGATGAAGATGGAGGCGTCGATCACGAGTCCGACGGCGGGAACCGTTCGGCGAGTCGTGTTCACCACCGCAACCGAGGTGTCGCCGGGCGACCTCCTGGTGGAACTCGGCTGA